From the genome of Nitrosomonas sp., one region includes:
- the rpmA gene encoding 50S ribosomal protein L27 yields the protein MAHKKAGGSSRNGRDSQSKRLGVKRFGGESIPAGSIIVRQRGTQFHPGVNVGIGKDHTLFAKVAGKVSFGIRGALKHKVVDVIPV from the coding sequence ATGGCACATAAAAAAGCGGGTGGTAGTTCCAGAAACGGACGCGACTCCCAATCGAAGCGTCTGGGCGTTAAGCGCTTTGGCGGTGAATCGATACCTGCCGGTTCGATTATTGTCCGGCAGCGCGGTACACAGTTTCATCCTGGCGTAAATGTGGGCATCGGTAAGGATCATACCTTATTTGCCAAAGTGGCTGGTAAAGTAAGCTTTGGAATCAGAGGCGCACTAAAACATAAGGTTGTTGACGTTATTCCAGTTTGA
- the obgE gene encoding GTPase ObgE: protein MKFIDEATIQVYAGKGGDGVASFRREKFIPKGGPDGGDGGRGGSIYAVADRNINTLVDYRFARVYRAKNGQNGRGSECYGKGADDIVLRMPEGTVVRNNNTGEVVADLVHHRQKVLLAKGGAGGLGNLHFKSSTNRTPRQFTHGELGQEFELKLELKVLADVGLLGMPNAGKSTLIRAVSAARPKVADYPFTTLIPNLGVVRIDSNRSFVMADIPGLIEGAAEGAGLGHRFLKHLSRTRLLLHLVDMAPFDENVDTAQEARALIEELRKFDQSLYIKPRWLVLNKVDMLPEDQRDQICQKFIQKLGWTEKYFIVSALAGDGCKQLTYAVMDYLEQHLSSTDD from the coding sequence ATGAAGTTCATTGACGAAGCGACGATTCAGGTTTATGCCGGCAAGGGGGGAGATGGTGTGGCCAGTTTTCGTCGCGAAAAGTTTATCCCCAAAGGCGGACCCGATGGTGGGGATGGCGGAAGGGGCGGCAGTATTTATGCGGTTGCTGATCGCAATATCAATACATTGGTGGATTATCGCTTTGCACGGGTTTATCGTGCAAAAAACGGACAGAATGGTCGGGGTTCGGAGTGCTATGGCAAAGGTGCGGATGATATAGTGCTACGTATGCCAGAGGGTACCGTCGTCAGGAATAACAATACCGGTGAAGTGGTTGCAGACCTCGTTCATCATCGGCAGAAAGTGTTACTTGCCAAAGGCGGAGCAGGGGGGCTCGGTAATCTGCATTTTAAGTCCAGTACGAATCGTACGCCCCGTCAGTTTACTCATGGTGAGCTCGGCCAGGAGTTTGAATTAAAACTGGAGCTCAAAGTGCTGGCCGATGTGGGTTTGTTGGGCATGCCTAATGCCGGCAAGTCGACGCTCATTCGCGCCGTGTCTGCAGCACGGCCCAAGGTGGCTGATTACCCCTTTACAACGTTAATACCCAATCTGGGTGTGGTCCGGATTGATTCGAATCGCAGCTTTGTAATGGCCGATATTCCAGGACTGATAGAAGGCGCTGCTGAAGGCGCTGGTCTTGGACACCGTTTTCTCAAACATCTGTCGCGCACACGGCTGTTATTGCATCTGGTGGATATGGCGCCATTTGACGAGAATGTGGATACCGCGCAGGAAGCACGGGCACTGATCGAGGAATTGCGCAAATTTGATCAATCGCTGTATATAAAACCGCGCTGGCTGGTGTTGAACAAAGTGGACATGCTGCCCGAAGACCAACGTGATCAGATTTGTCAGAAGTTTATTCAAAAACTTGGATGGACGGAAAAATATTTTATTGTATCGGCGCTTGCCGGTGATGGATGTAAACAACTGACGTACGCAGTTATGGATTATTTGGAACAACATTTATCATCGACCGATGATTAA
- the proB gene encoding glutamate 5-kinase gives MLREARRIVVKVGSSLVTNQGKGLDHAALADWAEQIAKLKRMGKEVVLVSSGAIAEGMQRLNWNTRPTALYELQAAAAVGQMGLAQAYAASFGFHELNTAQILLTHGDLSNRERYLNARSTLMTLLKLEIIPIINENDTVVTDEIRFGDNDTLAALVTNLTEADALVILTDQAGLYTCDPRKNHDATFLSEVSAADPALLEMAGGVGSSIGSGGMLTKVIAAKRAARSGAHTVIASGHESDVLIRMAKGESIGTRLLATIPVLAARKQWLADYLQVRGTIMLDHGAVNALVIDGKSLLPIGVTQVNGDFERGEAVACLTPEGREIARGLINYNATETRKIMGKASTHIETILGYVDEAELIHRNNLALL, from the coding sequence ATGTTAAGAGAAGCGCGTCGTATAGTCGTCAAGGTGGGCAGCAGTCTGGTCACCAATCAGGGAAAAGGTCTGGATCACGCGGCACTGGCGGACTGGGCGGAACAAATTGCCAAACTCAAACGGATGGGCAAGGAAGTTGTTCTGGTTTCTTCGGGCGCCATAGCAGAAGGAATGCAACGCCTGAACTGGAATACCCGGCCAACCGCATTATATGAACTGCAGGCCGCCGCTGCTGTCGGACAAATGGGCCTGGCACAGGCCTACGCGGCCAGCTTTGGTTTTCATGAGCTGAATACGGCGCAAATATTGCTCACACATGGCGATCTGTCGAATCGTGAGCGCTACCTGAATGCGCGTTCGACGCTCATGACATTGCTGAAACTGGAAATTATTCCAATTATCAATGAGAACGATACCGTGGTTACCGATGAAATCCGCTTTGGTGACAATGATACCCTGGCAGCGCTGGTGACAAATTTGACGGAAGCGGATGCGTTGGTAATATTGACCGATCAGGCCGGATTATATACCTGCGATCCGCGCAAAAATCATGATGCAACTTTTCTGTCTGAAGTGAGTGCGGCCGATCCGGCATTGCTGGAAATGGCGGGTGGTGTTGGCAGCAGTATCGGCAGCGGAGGTATGCTGACAAAAGTGATTGCCGCCAAGCGCGCTGCGCGGAGTGGAGCGCATACAGTCATCGCCTCGGGTCATGAGTCAGATGTGCTGATACGCATGGCCAAAGGTGAATCCATAGGCACGCGTTTGTTGGCGACAATACCAGTATTGGCGGCACGGAAACAATGGCTTGCCGACTATCTTCAGGTGCGCGGCACGATTATGCTGGATCATGGAGCCGTCAATGCATTGGTGATAGACGGTAAAAGCCTGTTGCCTATCGGTGTAACCCAGGTTAATGGAGATTTTGAACGGGGCGAAGCCGTAGCGTGTCTTACTCCTGAAGGCCGGGAGATTGCGCGTGGTCTGATTAATTATAATGCGACAGAAACCCGGAAAATAATGGGCAAGGCCAGCACGCATATCGAAACCATTCTGGGATATGTCGATGAAGCGGAGCTGATACACCGCAATAATCTCGCATTGCTCTAA
- a CDS encoding heparan-alpha-glucosaminide N-acetyltransferase domain-containing protein, translating into MNAYRHVTTGVFDKTLNRISAIDWMRGIVMILMALDHASGFFNSGRIFADSVLLYESGSVFASDQFLTRWVTHICAPTFIFLTGASIAISNAQRLQQGMSQPTIDCELWIRGVFIVLLDICVFSLVPGKPVLQVLYAIGVGMMLMVWLRRLGMWIVLIMAMVILTGSELLLTVLWQPGGDVPVWLALTFAPVFTETYTVLYPAIPWLAMMMLGWVFGGWLISKPLNTLPVKRLLLISGLVALVAFVLIRGLNGYGNMFLLLEGNSIVQWLHVSKYPPSLSYTLLELGLMAIMLAALIQLESVAGVRRNGPVLVFGQTALFFYLAHFAVLALLSAVFDRGDLEMAYLMALLALLMLYPVCLVYRRIKWQNPQSVLRFV; encoded by the coding sequence TTGAACGCTTACAGACACGTGACTACCGGGGTTTTTGATAAAACGCTCAATCGAATTTCCGCCATTGACTGGATGCGCGGCATTGTCATGATATTGATGGCGCTGGACCATGCTTCCGGTTTTTTTAATTCGGGTCGGATTTTCGCGGATTCTGTTCTGCTCTATGAAAGCGGAAGTGTTTTTGCAAGCGATCAGTTTCTGACCCGTTGGGTTACGCATATTTGCGCGCCTACTTTTATTTTTCTGACGGGAGCATCAATCGCCATCAGCAATGCGCAACGTTTGCAGCAAGGTATGTCGCAACCAACCATTGACTGTGAACTATGGATACGCGGTGTTTTTATCGTTTTGCTGGATATCTGTGTATTTTCGCTGGTTCCCGGAAAGCCGGTGTTGCAGGTATTGTATGCTATCGGTGTCGGTATGATGCTGATGGTTTGGCTGCGCCGTCTCGGAATGTGGATTGTCCTGATTATGGCGATGGTTATATTGACTGGCAGCGAATTGCTGCTGACCGTGTTATGGCAGCCCGGTGGCGATGTTCCGGTCTGGCTTGCGCTGACATTTGCGCCCGTATTTACCGAAACCTATACGGTTTTGTATCCCGCAATACCCTGGCTGGCGATGATGATGCTGGGCTGGGTGTTTGGCGGGTGGCTCATATCAAAGCCGCTTAATACGTTGCCCGTTAAGCGTTTGCTCCTGATCAGCGGCCTGGTTGCATTGGTGGCGTTTGTTCTGATTCGCGGTTTGAATGGATATGGCAATATGTTTTTGTTGCTCGAAGGAAACTCGATCGTGCAATGGCTGCATGTCAGTAAATATCCACCAAGCCTGTCTTACACGCTTTTGGAACTGGGGTTGATGGCGATCATGCTGGCCGCTTTAATACAACTGGAATCAGTTGCGGGTGTTCGCCGTAACGGGCCAGTACTGGTGTTTGGACAAACCGCACTGTTTTTTTATCTTGCCCATTTTGCTGTGCTGGCGTTGTTGAGCGCGGTTTTTGATCGTGGCGATTTGGAAATGGCTTATCTTATGGCGCTTTTGGCCCTGCTCATGCTTTATCCGGTCTGTCTGGTTTATCGTAGGATCAAATGGCAGAACCCACAAAGTGTGTTGCGTTTTGTATGA
- a CDS encoding response regulator encodes MAIKKILIVDDSPTERHLLSSILTRNGYEVIMAENGERAIAQAKENKPDLVLMDVVMPGVNGFQATRAFAKDQSLENIPIIICSTKGHEIDKIWGLRQGARDYLAKPIVAEELLQKISRLI; translated from the coding sequence ATGGCAATTAAAAAAATTTTAATCGTGGATGACTCTCCAACGGAGCGTCATTTACTGTCTTCCATTTTAACCAGGAATGGTTATGAAGTGATTATGGCAGAAAATGGTGAACGGGCGATTGCCCAGGCGAAAGAGAACAAACCGGATCTTGTTTTGATGGATGTCGTCATGCCGGGTGTCAATGGTTTTCAGGCAACGCGGGCATTTGCCAAAGATCAGTCGCTAGAGAACATTCCGATTATCATTTGCAGTACCAAAGGACATGAGATCGATAAGATCTGGGGTTTGCGCCAGGGCGCCAGAGATTATCTTGCCAAACCGATTGTGGCGGAAGAGCTGTTGCAAAAAATTTCCCGGTTAATCTAG
- a CDS encoding chemotaxis protein CheW: protein MMDSSEHSLKDSDSAVMTAMSDTVLGLLIGDDRYLVHMKEINEVIQVPEIVPVPLTHPWFLGIINVHGSLYGITDLGVYLSGKPESFGLKSRILLVSSSYKINSGFIVPNLLGIRNLSEFELDQTPDVELRNGVTHVYRDKEDRPWYALDLRTLTREKNFLQIAR from the coding sequence ATGATGGATAGCAGCGAACACTCCTTAAAAGACTCCGATTCGGCAGTTATGACCGCCATGTCTGACACCGTGTTGGGTTTGTTGATTGGCGATGATCGTTATCTGGTGCATATGAAAGAAATCAATGAGGTCATACAAGTGCCGGAAATCGTACCCGTGCCGTTAACACACCCCTGGTTTCTGGGTATTATCAATGTGCATGGCAGTCTTTATGGCATCACAGACCTGGGTGTGTACCTGAGCGGTAAACCGGAGTCGTTCGGCTTGAAATCCCGTATTCTGCTGGTTTCATCGAGCTACAAAATTAACAGTGGATTTATCGTGCCTAATTTGCTGGGTATCAGGAATCTGTCCGAATTCGAACTGGATCAGACGCCTGATGTCGAGTTACGCAACGGAGTCACCCATGTTTACCGGGATAAGGAAGACAGGCCATGGTACGCACTTGACCTTAGAACACTCACCCGGGAAAAGAATTTTCTACAGATCGCACGCTGA
- the argB gene encoding acetylglutamate kinase, whose translation MSISQSTARDKAKILAEALPYIQRFHGKTIVIKYGGNAMVEENLKQGFARDVVLLKLVGMNPVVIHGGGPQIDQMLKRVGKQGEFIQGMRVTDAETMDVVEMVLGGSVNKDIVNLINRHGGKAVGLTGKDGAFIRAKKMLVQDREKIGEWISIGQVGEIESVDPSLIALLDSQDFIPVIAPIGVGEEGESYNINADLVAGKLAEILRAEKLILLTNTPGVLDKEGQLLTGLTAQRVDELFADGTISGGMLPKIGSALDAVKKGVKSCHIIDGRVEHALLLEILTDQGVGTLIRYQ comes from the coding sequence ATGTCGATTTCACAATCCACTGCAAGAGATAAAGCCAAGATACTGGCCGAGGCGCTGCCATATATTCAGCGTTTCCATGGCAAAACCATTGTTATCAAATATGGCGGCAACGCCATGGTTGAAGAAAACCTCAAGCAGGGTTTTGCGCGAGATGTCGTGTTGCTCAAGCTGGTCGGCATGAATCCGGTGGTTATTCACGGCGGGGGGCCTCAGATAGACCAGATGCTCAAACGCGTCGGCAAGCAGGGAGAGTTTATCCAGGGCATGCGCGTCACCGATGCGGAAACCATGGATGTGGTGGAAATGGTGCTCGGCGGTTCGGTCAATAAGGACATTGTCAATTTGATTAATCGTCATGGCGGCAAGGCCGTCGGTCTGACAGGAAAAGACGGTGCCTTTATCCGCGCTAAAAAGATGCTGGTTCAGGACCGTGAAAAAATCGGTGAGTGGATCAGTATCGGCCAGGTTGGAGAAATCGAATCTGTCGATCCGTCACTGATAGCATTGCTCGACAGTCAGGATTTTATTCCTGTAATCGCACCGATTGGTGTAGGCGAAGAAGGTGAATCGTATAACATCAACGCCGATCTTGTCGCGGGCAAATTGGCCGAAATTCTGCGTGCCGAAAAACTGATTCTGCTGACCAATACACCCGGTGTGCTCGATAAGGAAGGACAGTTATTGACGGGGTTAACGGCGCAAAGAGTGGACGAACTTTTTGCCGATGGCACTATTTCCGGCGGCATGCTGCCTAAAATCGGCTCCGCACTCGATGCGGTCAAAAAAGGCGTCAAATCCTGCCATATCATAGACGGACGCGTCGAGCATGCGTTGCTGCTGGAAATTCTTACTGATCAGGGTGTGGGAACATTGATCCGGTATCAATAA